The Mus musculus strain C57BL/6J chromosome 2, GRCm38.p6 C57BL/6J genome has a window encoding:
- the Surf6 gene encoding surfeit locus protein 6 yields the protein MASLLAKDTYLQDLAKKICAQPGPERQRSTWGVRTKGSEAAGAPKKKRKKTQKKSPEQEQKAMDHKTKALGKKPPTSSRPKNPMVSKQEKGLSSLGSPKDSQGTARESVFALDFLRQRLHEKIQLARGQGSTKELSAATLEKRQRRKQERERKKRKRKERQAKQQVAEAEKKEEPVEVTPKMACKELQESGLIFNKVEVTEEEPASKAQRKKEKRQKVKGNLTPLTGRNYRQLLDRLQARQGRLDELRDQDAAKAQELEAKMKWTNLLYKAEGVKIRDDERLLQEALKRKEKRRAQRQRKWEKRSEHVVEKMQQRQDKRRQNLRKKKAARAERRLQKAHKKGRVLPQDLERAGLS from the exons ATGGCTTCTCTCCTGGCCAAGGATACCTATCTTCAGGACTTGGCCAAGAAGATCTGCGCGCAGCCTGGCCCTGAACGACAGAGGAGCACATGGG GTGTCAGAACAAAAGGCTCAGAAGCTGCTGGCgcccccaaaaagaaaaggaagaaaacacaaaagaagtCTCCGGAGCAGGAACAGAAAGCTATGGATCACAAGACTAAAGCCCTGGGCAAGAAGCCTCCTACCTCTTCTAGGCCCAAGAACCCAATGGTATCCAAACAAGAGAAGGGCTTGAGCTCCCTGGGGTCCCCTAAAG ATAGCCAAGGCACAGCACGGGAGTCTGTCTTTGCACTGGATTTTCTGCGACAGCGGCTGCATGAAAAGATCCAGCTGGCCCGGGGCCAG GGTAGCACCAAGGAGTTGTCTGCTGCCACTCTCGAGAAAAGACAGCGGAGAAAGCAGGAGAGGGAacggaagaagaggaagaggaaggagcgcCAAGCAAAGCAGCAGGTTGCAGAGGCTGAGAAAAAGGAGGAGCCAGTAGAGGTGACCCCCAAAATGGCCTGCAAGGAGCTGCAGGAATCAGGGCTGATCTTTAACAAG GTGGAAGTGACTGAAGAGGAGCCAGCCAGCAAGGCCCAGCGCAAGAAGGAGAAGAGGCAGAAAGTGAAAGGGAACCTGACACCGCTCACAGGCAGGAACTACAGGCAGCTGTTGGACCGTCTGCAGGCACGGCAGGGCCGCCTGGACGAGCTTCGTGATCAGGATGCAGCCAAGGCCCAGGAGCTGGAGGCCAAGATGAAGTGGACCAACTTGCTGTACAAGGCTGAGGGTGTGAAGATCAGGGATGACGAACGCCTGCTGCAGGAAGCCCTGAAGCGCAAAGAGAAGCGCCGGGCACAGCGGCAGCGCAAGTGGGAGAAGCGTTCAGAGCATGTGGTGGAGAAGATGCAGCAGCGACAGGACAAGCGGCGCCAGAACCTGCGCAAGAAGAAGGCAGCTCGGGCTGAGCGACGGCTACAGAAGGCCCACAAGAAGGGCCGGGTGCTTCCCCAGGACCTGGAGCGTGCAGGCCTCTCCTGA
- the Rpl7a gene encoding 60S ribosomal protein L7a isoform X1, whose amino-acid sequence MPKGKKAKGKKVAPAPAVVKKQEAKKVVNPLFEKRPKNFGIGQDIQPKRDLTRFVKWPRYIRLQRQRAILYKRLKVPPAINQFTQALDRQTATQLLKLAHKYRPETKQEKKQRLLARAEKKAAGKGDVPTKRPPVLRAGVNTVTTLVENKKAQLVVIAHDVDPIELVVFLPALCRKMGVPYCIIKGKARLGHLVHRKTCTTVAFTQVNS is encoded by the exons ATG CCCAAAGGGaagaaggccaaggggaagaaggtggccccGGCCCCCGCCGTCgtcaagaagcaggaggccaAGAAGGTGGTCAACCCTCTGTTCGAGAAGAGGCCCAAGAACTTCGGCATTG GAcaggacatccagcccaaaagagattTAACGCGCTTCGTCAAATGGCCCCGCTACATCAGACTGCAGCGGCAAAGAGCTATCCTCTACAAGCGGCTCAAAGtccctcctgccattaaccagttcacccaggccctggacaggcagacag ctactcagctgcttaagcttgcccacaagtacaggccagagacaaagcaagagaagaagcaaaggctactggcccgtgctgagaagaaagctgctggcaaaggcgACGTCCCAACTAAGAGACCACCTGTCCTCCGAGCAG gagtcaatacagtcaccaccttggtggagaacaagaaggctcagctggtggtgattgcccatgacGTAGACCCCATTGAG CTGGTGGTTTTCCTACCTGCTCTGTGTCGAAAGATGGGggtgccctactgcatcatcaagggaaaggccaggctggggcacctggtccacaggaagacatgcaccaccgttgccttcacacaggttaactcgTGA
- the Med22 gene encoding mediator of RNA polymerase II transcription subunit 22 isoform 4 (isoform 4 is encoded by transcript variant 4) codes for MHVRAANIVRAGESLMKLVSDLKQFLILNDFPSVNEAIDQRNQQLRALQEECDRKLITLRDEVSIDLYELEEEYYSSSSSLCEANDLPLCEAYWRLDLDADSADGLSAPLLASPETGAGPLQSAAPVHSHGGGPGPTEHT; via the exons ATGCACGTTCGAGCAGCCAACATC GTTCGAGCTGGTGAGTCACTGATGAAGCTGGTATCCGATCTCAAGCAGTTTCTGATCCTCAACGACTTCCCGTCTGTGAATGAAGCCATCGACCAGCGTAACCAGCAGCTTCGAGCCCTGCAGGAGGAGTGTGACCGCAAGCTCATCACCCTGCGGGACGAGGTCTCCATTGACCTATATGAGCTGGAGGAGGAGTACTACTCGTCCAG CTCAAGTCTCTGCGAAGCTAATGACCTGCCTCTGTGTGAAGCTTACTGGAGGCTGGACCTCGACGCAGATTCTGCTGATGgcctctcagcccctcttctgGCGTCCCCGGAGACTGGTGCTGGTcccttacagtctgcagcccctGTCCACTCCCATGGTGGTGGCCCTGGCCCTACAGAACACACCTGA
- the Med22 gene encoding mediator of RNA polymerase II transcription subunit 22 isoform 2 (isoform 2 is encoded by transcript variant 2): MAQQRALPQSKETLLQSYNKRLKDDIKSIMDNFTEIIKTAKIEDETQVSRATQGEQDNYEMHVRAANIVRAGESLMKLVSDLKQFLILNDFPSVNEAIDQRNQQLRALQEECDRKLITLRDEVSIDLYELEEEYYSSSSSLCEANDLPLCEAYWRLDLDADSADGLSAPLLASPETGAGPLQSAAPVHSHGGGPGPTEHT, from the exons ATGGCCCAGCAGAGAGCCCTTCCCCAGAGCAAGGAGACGCTGCTGCAGTCATACAACAAGCGGCTCAAAGACGACATCAAGTCCATCATGGACAACTTCACCGAGATCATCAAGACCGCCAAG ATTGAGGATGAGACGCAGGTGTCTCGGGCTACTCAGGGCGAACAGGACAATTATGAGATGCACGTTCGAGCAGCCAACATC GTTCGAGCTGGTGAGTCACTGATGAAGCTGGTATCCGATCTCAAGCAGTTTCTGATCCTCAACGACTTCCCGTCTGTGAATGAAGCCATCGACCAGCGTAACCAGCAGCTTCGAGCCCTGCAGGAGGAGTGTGACCGCAAGCTCATCACCCTGCGGGACGAGGTCTCCATTGACCTATATGAGCTGGAGGAGGAGTACTACTCGTCCAG CTCAAGTCTCTGCGAAGCTAATGACCTGCCTCTGTGTGAAGCTTACTGGAGGCTGGACCTCGACGCAGATTCTGCTGATGgcctctcagcccctcttctgGCGTCCCCGGAGACTGGTGCTGGTcccttacagtctgcagcccctGTCCACTCCCATGGTGGTGGCCCTGGCCCTACAGAACACACCTGA
- the Med22 gene encoding mediator of RNA polymerase II transcription subunit 22 isoform 1 (isoform 1 is encoded by transcript variant 1), protein MAQQRALPQSKETLLQSYNKRLKDDIKSIMDNFTEIIKTAKIEDETQVSRATQGEQDNYEMHVRAANIVRAGESLMKLVSDLKQFLILNDFPSVNEAIDQRNQQLRALQEECDRKLITLRDEVSIDLYELEEEYYSSRYK, encoded by the exons ATGGCCCAGCAGAGAGCCCTTCCCCAGAGCAAGGAGACGCTGCTGCAGTCATACAACAAGCGGCTCAAAGACGACATCAAGTCCATCATGGACAACTTCACCGAGATCATCAAGACCGCCAAG ATTGAGGATGAGACGCAGGTGTCTCGGGCTACTCAGGGCGAACAGGACAATTATGAGATGCACGTTCGAGCAGCCAACATC GTTCGAGCTGGTGAGTCACTGATGAAGCTGGTATCCGATCTCAAGCAGTTTCTGATCCTCAACGACTTCCCGTCTGTGAATGAAGCCATCGACCAGCGTAACCAGCAGCTTCGAGCCCTGCAGGAGGAGTGTGACCGCAAGCTCATCACCCTGCGGGACGAGGTCTCCATTGACCTATATGAGCTGGAGGAGGAGTACTACTCGTCCAGGTACAAATAG
- the Med22 gene encoding mediator of RNA polymerase II transcription subunit 22 isoform 5 (isoform 5 is encoded by transcript variant 5) codes for MAQQRALPQSKETLLQSYNKRLKDDIKSIMDNFTEIIKTAKVRAGESLMKLVSDLKQFLILNDFPSVNEAIDQRNQQLRALQEECDRKLITLRDEVSIDLYELEEEYYSSSSSLCEANDLPLCEAYWRLDLDADSADGLSAPLLASPETGAGPLQSAAPVHSHGGGPGPTEHT; via the exons ATGGCCCAGCAGAGAGCCCTTCCCCAGAGCAAGGAGACGCTGCTGCAGTCATACAACAAGCGGCTCAAAGACGACATCAAGTCCATCATGGACAACTTCACCGAGATCATCAAGACCGCCAAG GTTCGAGCTGGTGAGTCACTGATGAAGCTGGTATCCGATCTCAAGCAGTTTCTGATCCTCAACGACTTCCCGTCTGTGAATGAAGCCATCGACCAGCGTAACCAGCAGCTTCGAGCCCTGCAGGAGGAGTGTGACCGCAAGCTCATCACCCTGCGGGACGAGGTCTCCATTGACCTATATGAGCTGGAGGAGGAGTACTACTCGTCCAG CTCAAGTCTCTGCGAAGCTAATGACCTGCCTCTGTGTGAAGCTTACTGGAGGCTGGACCTCGACGCAGATTCTGCTGATGgcctctcagcccctcttctgGCGTCCCCGGAGACTGGTGCTGGTcccttacagtctgcagcccctGTCCACTCCCATGGTGGTGGCCCTGGCCCTACAGAACACACCTGA
- the Med22 gene encoding mediator of RNA polymerase II transcription subunit 22 isoform 3 (isoform 3 is encoded by transcript variant 3), whose amino-acid sequence MAQQRALPQSKETLLQSYNKRLKDDIKSIMDNFTEIIKTAKIEDETQVSRATQGEQDNYEMHVRAANINVNQTSRMHCWLSSTYTEQGHCVCLLLYFTLITMVQVRAGESLMKLVSDLKQFLILNDFPSVNEAIDQRNQQLRALQEECDRKLITLRDEVSIDLYELEEEYYSSSSSLCEANDLPLCEAYWRLDLDADSADGLSAPLLASPETGAGPLQSAAPVHSHGGGPGPTEHT is encoded by the exons ATGGCCCAGCAGAGAGCCCTTCCCCAGAGCAAGGAGACGCTGCTGCAGTCATACAACAAGCGGCTCAAAGACGACATCAAGTCCATCATGGACAACTTCACCGAGATCATCAAGACCGCCAAG ATTGAGGATGAGACGCAGGTGTCTCGGGCTACTCAGGGCGAACAGGACAATTATGAGATGCACGTTCGAGCAGCCAACATC AACGTAAACCAGACTTCCAGGATGCACTGCTGGCTCAGCAGCACGTACACAGAGCAGGGCCACTGTGTCTGCCTCCTTTTATATTTTACCCTGATTACGATGGTGCAGGTTCGAGCTGGTGAGTCACTGATGAAGCTGGTATCCGATCTCAAGCAGTTTCTGATCCTCAACGACTTCCCGTCTGTGAATGAAGCCATCGACCAGCGTAACCAGCAGCTTCGAGCCCTGCAGGAGGAGTGTGACCGCAAGCTCATCACCCTGCGGGACGAGGTCTCCATTGACCTATATGAGCTGGAGGAGGAGTACTACTCGTCCAG CTCAAGTCTCTGCGAAGCTAATGACCTGCCTCTGTGTGAAGCTTACTGGAGGCTGGACCTCGACGCAGATTCTGCTGATGgcctctcagcccctcttctgGCGTCCCCGGAGACTGGTGCTGGTcccttacagtctgcagcccctGTCCACTCCCATGGTGGTGGCCCTGGCCCTACAGAACACACCTGA
- the Rpl7a gene encoding 60S ribosomal protein L7a produces MPKGKKAKGKKVAPAPAVVKKQEAKKVVNPLFEKRPKNFGIGQDIQPKRDLTRFVKWPRYIRLQRQRAILYKRLKVPPAINQFTQALDRQTATQLLKLAHKYRPETKQEKKQRLLARAEKKAAGKGDVPTKRPPVLRAGVNTVTTLVENKKAQLVVIAHDVDPIELVVFLPALCRKMGVPYCIIKGKARLGHLVHRKTCTTVAFTQVNSEDKGALAKLVEAIRTNYNDRYDEIRRHWGGNVLGPKSVARIAKLEKAKAKELATKLG; encoded by the exons ATG CCCAAAGGGaagaaggccaaggggaagaaggtggccccGGCCCCCGCCGTCgtcaagaagcaggaggccaAGAAGGTGGTCAACCCTCTGTTCGAGAAGAGGCCCAAGAACTTCGGCATTG GAcaggacatccagcccaaaagagattTAACGCGCTTCGTCAAATGGCCCCGCTACATCAGACTGCAGCGGCAAAGAGCTATCCTCTACAAGCGGCTCAAAGtccctcctgccattaaccagttcacccaggccctggacaggcagacag ctactcagctgcttaagcttgcccacaagtacaggccagagacaaagcaagagaagaagcaaaggctactggcccgtgctgagaagaaagctgctggcaaaggcgACGTCCCAACTAAGAGACCACCTGTCCTCCGAGCAG gagtcaatacagtcaccaccttggtggagaacaagaaggctcagctggtggtgattgcccatgacGTAGACCCCATTGAG CTGGTGGTTTTCCTACCTGCTCTGTGTCGAAAGATGGGggtgccctactgcatcatcaagggaaaggccaggctggggcacctggtccacaggaagacatgcaccaccgttgccttcacacaggttaactc ggaagacaagggtgctctggctaagctggtggaagctattaggaccaattataatgacagatatgacGAG ATCCGTCGCCACTGGGGAGGCAAcgtcctgggtcctaagtctgtggctcgaattgccaagctggaaaaagcaaaggctaaagaactcgcCACTAAATTGGGTTAA